ACTCCTCGCCGTCTTCCTGGAGACATCAGGACAGCACAGCAGGCTTGAAGTGAATTAGAGCCGGTGTGATACTTTGAGCTAATCAGCTGCGGCCGTGTGCCAAAGTGACGCTGGTCATCATCCACACGCCAAGTGACAGACGCTCTAAGTCCCAATTGGCATAcacacaagagaaaaaaaaaaagtgatattATCTTTTGGAAATATGACTCTGTATAATCACGGTCCAAAAGCTCCAAAATGCGTGGAGAGTTGCTTTATCACAGATTTTCCATCTAAAGTTCACCGGCACTAACGGATTAGTTAGTTATTCTTTCTGTTCTAACTATTTGTGAAAGGCTCCTCATGTGATGTCATCCATCACATGATGACTTCCTCGTACTGCCTCTTATTTGACTTGATCCGGCTGCCATTGGCCGAGCCCGGAACCAATGGAGCTCCGGCTGGGCGTCTggcggaggggaggggtggtgGGCCTTTCAAAAGCTGCGGTCGGACCTTGACGAGGGCCGTCTTTGCTCACAAGGAGCCGTGAGATTGCCTGATGACCACTGCTCCATAGCaaaggagatttttttttttctgctccctCAGAACATGCTGGCATAATCCCACATGGATTTAGTTGACCTCTACCTCCCCGAGTGCTTCACCTACCACCCTGGCGCACAGTGAGTACGCACCATCGAGgtatttttcttaaaataaGTGGAgtgcaatgtaaaaaaaatctctggaCCTCATATAGAGCCTTGTGGAACACCACTATTATTAATCTGAAGTTTGTGATGAAGTAAAGTTTGCCAGGCTATGAAGTACTTCTTGAATTTAGTGttagactgtttttttttctttgtcccaGGGTGGAATTGTGTTTCCGTGCCGTGGCGCAGGTTTGTTTGCGATGGTAATAGTTGCAGTGGTGACAGTTACGCAGCCGGCTTGTTTGTTGCTAGTGATGGTAAATGACGAGAACCAGTTTGGTGGGAAACGACTCCCGCACAAGGGGGCTCTCATTAGCAGggctcatatttatttttatttctggaCAGCACTTCTTTTTAAGTGAGCAATTGTTCCGATGATAAAAATAGATGACATGTAAACCCAAATGTTGTGACAGGCCTTCCTCCTCATTTTGGTGacggaaaaaaagaagtgcgCTAACTTTGATTGATGCCGGCCCGCCTTTTGATGGCTTTTTATGGTGATGATCACATGATCTCCACATGCCATTTCATTAGCCCAGCTAAATTGTTCTGCTTTCTAATGGCGAGAGGGTGTATATGGCCGCACGTATATGTCACTCTGTGCTTGACAAGTCAATCTGGACGCCTGTGATGGATCGCCAAGGTTACCACGAGTCCTTTTAGAGAGCCTCGcgctgtattgtttttttttttttttatagtctcAAAGTGGATTGGAAAAGGATGAGCGATGGAATAATGCCGGAGAGAAATGCACCCTATTCCAACTTGAGCTTGAACACGCTTGGTGTTGCTAAGTGTTAAACAATGACACAATTTGGACTTTAAAGTTAAACACAGCTGAACTGTACTTCAAAAAATACTATTAGATCTGATaagtaaaataaatcactatagtggatttttcaaaaatgagtGCAAGCGTCGTTCTACCttgtttaaaatgtcttaCTTTGAATTTGTGTTTCATTGAGTGATTCTCTCGCGttccactagagggagctaCTCATCTTGCACTTTGAgaatcacttttaaaaattgcaCACCTTGTTTTTCTGCTGAATGCTGCACACAAcaattatgtgtgtgtttgcggtTTTGTGGAGGCGTCAGTAGCGCGTGGCCGCGGTTTACTCGGGCAACGCTTAAAAACGACTGAAGGCCTTTGCCAAGCAAATGAGTTGTGGCTCATGCCACTGGCATTTTCATGGCAGGAAGCCGATtgacgtgtgtgcgtgcgtgcatgtgtgtgtgcgtgcacaacCATGTGTTCatgtgagtgacagacagcagaggagtttttccttttttcctcaAGTGGGCCTGACGACAAACAGTTGCATGCTGAAATGTGTCAGGGTGTTTATGAAGACacatgcttttttattttattttttttagtgtggcTGGCACGCACACGTGCTTCAACGTACTCCCAATCACTTTATATTTTGACTTCCACTCGTGTGTTTTGATGCCAGCAACTTTAGCGATGCAAAATTGCTCGTCCTGTTCTCGTGTTTATTGAATTGCGGAGGTGTCCCTAATAAAATGTCCCGGCAACAGAGCCAAGTGTATTTGCCTAAATTTGCTTGGGCATTTCCCCTCTTTGAAAGCAAAGCAGTCTGGCGGTTTGCCGCCTGCGTTTGCATAATGCGGCCAATCACAAACTGCCGctcggatggatggatggatggatgctacGGTGGAACCTCAATTGTCATGATGAATCCAGTCCAGAAGGTCAGCGGTGGCCTTATTTGTCGTCCCGCAGAGAGCTGAGCAGGATGTCGGCGAGGGGTCCGGACCCGCCGTGCCCCCCCTCTGTCAAGCGCGAGCCGTCCAGCCCCGGTAGCTCGCAGGGTGACGCCAGCCCGCCCCGGCCCAGCCCCGCCGCCTCGTCCTCATCCACCAACTCCAGCTTGGACAAGGGCCACGGCAAGGATCTGGGATCCGCCCACGTCCGAGAGCCAATCAGGTGCCTTTCTTTGCTTTGCAATCGAATGACATGGATTTATTAATTTCCATTTGTCTGTTTGGTGCGAGGTTGGCGGAAGACGAGGCCCTGGTCAAATGCCAATTCCTGCTGGGCTCGGCGGCCAAGCGCGCGTGTCTGGTATGTGGCGACGTGGCTTCGGGCTACCACTACGGCGTGGCCTCCTGCGAGGCCTGCAAGGCCTTCTTCAAGAGGACCATCCAGGGTGAGCCACGCCACGTCATGCCTTCTACTGACAATTGAAACGCAACTCAACCGTGCTGTCGTTGCCACTCAGGCAGCATCGAGTACAGCTGCCCGGGCTCCAACCAATGTGAAATCACCAAGCGCAGGAGGAAGTCGTGCCAGGCGTGTCGCTTCGTCAAGTGTCTGACCGTGGGCATGCTGAGGGAAGGTGAGCCCCCGAACGCACCGAGCTCGCTCCCGtcctatttgtatttttccgtTGCAAGCTTTGGGTGACGTGTTGTACATTGCGCtgcacgtgtgcgtgcgtaccaGCGGTCAGGTGCTCGCGCGCGTGTTAGCGCGCTGACATATTGTTGTCCCGATTTAGAAGTGACGccaaaaggaaaacattgGCGGCGTCCTACTGCAGCCATGGctccttttcttctctctctgaCTTTGTTGAATGACTCAGCCCGAGCTGACATTTCTACATGCGTGCATGCCtccattatctttttttttttaataaggcTCCGCGCATCATCCCAGCAACCACTCTCGTAAATAACTCCAGATGCCCCACGGGGTTCCCGTCGTTGCGTGAAAGGCGAGTGTGCCTCGTAACGCCCTCCGCCCCAGGAGAGGGCGCAATAAAGGCCCAGACAGCTGTAATTGGACAACACATTGGAGTGATGCACCTAtaacaaaagaaatgacaacacaAAACCTACTGGCTTCTTCTCGGAATGCCGTGTCAAATGAAAGACCCCGGCAAGTGAATTTGGATTTGAATTTGCTCCTCTGCGATGTGGGAATGTGCCGACAGGAAGCCAGGCCAGAAATAGTTTGTGTGGAGAACAAACAAGTGTAAACGCACTCTGGCGTCTCTTCATCTATTTCGGGGACACTTTCATCATTGCTTTCGAGGGTCTGTGTgtgcggggggggggcgtgtccCGCGGCACGACCCACCTGACCCATTCTGTTCCCGTGGCGCCGGAAAGCTGGTCCCCTCACCGCTACGTGTCTACATGACAAACAATTGCACGCTTCTCCCATTTAGCGTAGCGAccctaaaaatacaaaaactctTTCAGACACACACTGGCACTGACTTAGAGTCATGTGACCTCTGGACCGGCACCTGCCAAGTGACCGGGCTAATCCACACTTAGTATTTGCTTCCCCTGCCGTGACATCCGGGAAAGGTCAAAGGGCAGTGAATCCATTTCTTTAATACCTTCCTCACCTTCTTCACGTTTTTGTGTCCGCCTATTAAAAGGTTTTCCATAATTTTTTGGTCTCGTAGGTGTGCGTTTGGATCGCGTTCGAGGCGGTCGTCAAAAGTACAAGCGGCGAGTGGACGCTGACGACGGCACCTGCTCTTATGGCCAGCTGCACAAGAAAACCTGTAAGTTGGATCCATTCCCAACAAAAATGGAAGAATCCTTTGTCGCTGATGTTTTGCCGACGTTCCAGCCAGCGACACCACCAACCAAGTGGTGTCGCTGCTCCTGCTGGCCGAACCCGACGCCATTTTGGCCATGGCCGACCCGACGGAGCCCGACAGCGACATCAAGGCGCTGACCACGCTGTGCGACCTGGCCGACCGCGAGCTGGTGGTCAACATCGGCTGGGCCAAACACATCCCAGGTAGGCCCGAGAGCCCGCTGTCTTCTGACAGACCTTTGTAGGCCCAATGATACATAGATGAGACATAGCAAATAATAATCCAAAAGTCAGCGTCATGGCGCCATCATGATGTTCGGGGCCGAGTGACGATCCCGCATCATGCGACCGCCGAAGGCTCGGTATGAGCCATCTGAGTCCTCGGCCCTCGGGGGAGGTGACGGCGTCTGGGCGACATTGACGCTGATGGAGGCCGAGTGGAGCCCCGCGCTGGCTTTGGGCCGTGACGACGATGATGCAGCCCAAGCTTTGCTGCCACGTGACCCCATGTGGCCTCCCGCCAGGCTTCCCGTCGCTGTCGCTGGCCGACCAGATGAGCCTCCTGCAGAGTGGCTGGATGGAGATCCTGATCCTGCGCGTGGTCTtccgctcgctggcgctgcacGAGCGGCTGGCGTACGCCGACGACTACGTGATGGACCGGGACCGGTCCAAGATGGCCGGCCTGCTGGACCTCAACAACGCCATCCTGCAGCTGGTCAAGAAGTACAAAAGCGTCCGGCTGGAGAGGGAAGAGTTTGTGCTCCTCAAGGCCATCGCGTTGGTCAACTCAGGTAGTCCAATGAATGACTTGCATGGTCTAGTGAAGCAGTAAAGGTTGATGTTCTCCTTTTGTCCGCCGCCCACAGACTCGGTGCACGTGGAAGACTCGGAGGCGGTCCAGCACCTCCAGGATGTCCTGCAGGGGGCCTTGCAGGACTACGAGGCAAGCCGGCACGCGCAGGAGCCTCGGCGGGCCGGCAAGCTGATCATGAGCCTCCCCCTGCTGCGTCAGACGGCCGCCCGAGCCGTGCAGCACTTCTGCGGCGTCAAGCGGGACGGCCGCGTGCCCATGCACAAACTCTTACTGGAGCTGCTGGAGGCCAAAGCCTGAACCCTCAAGCTGCAAATGTTGGTCGAGGACTTTCTAAGGTTGTTCTAAAcatatatacaaatattttttaaaaaaatcttccatAACTTTAATGACTTATAAAGCTCTGTGGAATTTATTGCGACATGTCCATCATTTGCAAAACTTGCtggcttttatttgatttgatttttttaaacatatccaacaacaaaacattcttTACATTTCCTTGAACccgtttttgtgtgtgtgtgaattcCCTCTAAATTCCTGCATAGCTTCAAAACACCAACTGTCTTCTGTGGTGGACGTCAATGTGTTTTCCCCTCGTAGCCATTGTAGTCAGCTGACGTTGCTTTGTGTGGTGATTGTTTGCAAATATTCAGCTGTTCAAGGAAAGCCTACTAGTGCGCTCGCCACTGAGTTTGGGGCATTAAGTCTTCATCAAGTGTTCTACATTACTCTAACTGtactgtatttgtgtgtgcgggggggggggggggggtgcatgtACGTCAAATAGatattaaaaatagaaaaacgactgattatttgattttactgagaaagaaaagatCTACTTCTCCTGGATAACAACCATCATGGGTAGGGTGTGTGCAAAACATGGAAATGTGTAGCTTTTTTACAGCTACATCCGTATTTGCAGCATTATTATCCGCATgaactcctccaggatgtcAGATGATGACTAGTAAGGGCCTGTGGTTGGAGAGAAGTCCGGTGCTGCCCTGCATTCCTCACTGGTGAAACACACACGTCCAAATGTTTGACACATGTATTTCAGCATGTGCATACTCTTCCTTCTTTTGTCCACTAGGGGATGCCAGAGGACCAGGTTTCCGCAGCGTGAATCGACTGGTGAAGAGCGCTTCCAAGGTTTTGAACCTGTTGCAAAGACAAACTTGACAAATCCAAGTCCTTGACCATTTTTCGTTCTAGGTGGTGCTGGTGCAGGCCATCAGGAAACGAGGCGTCATGATCAACTTCCAACGTGCTGACAGGTGACGCAACCTACTACAAACTTGGCATGGTTTAAAAAGCACTTACCTGCTTTCTCTTtgcttggatggatggatggatggatggatggatggatggatggatggatggatggatggatggatggatggatggatggatggatggatggacggacggactcAAAACCCGAAATGGTAACAACCTGAAGAGCTGACACTCAATTTATAAAGTAGACTACTAATACTACTAAACGGCCATTTCGCTGCTTTTTCTGTTGTGCGCCTCATGGCCACCTGAGGGCAGTATAACATAGATATCAGTCTATACAGCTGTTAGCTGCTGTAATAGAATATTGCAATATTGCCAGCAGAAGATAAGCGTATTGAGTATGAGTAGCATGtcagtttttttccagtgGTAGTATTTGTAGAATTGATCTTTTCTAAAGAAACCTAACAAATTGCTTGAAAAACAGAACATGTACATGCTGCTTGTTGTGAAGTGAGTTAAGGCCACTTTGACCTCAACTCCAACTTTGACCTCTTGCAACTccaaagcaaatatttgaccaaatggTGGTTTGTGTCTCGCAAAGGTCGTTAGTGGGTTCAgtcgtatctcaaggcaccagtGTACGTATGGCTGAGGCTTGCCTCTTTCCGCTTCAACCTTTGGCTGATGATTAAGGCTCTCATGTTTAATTGATCAATGGCTCATGTTTGCGTCCGCAGAGAcggcacacgcacacataacATGGCCTACTTTGAAAAAGCTTTTCCCATTTGCGTCGTCCCAATACGGTCAAAATTTCCCAAGATGCAGCTTGTTGTGAGCGtgtatgttgttgttgcttaggaacacttttttctttctttctttctttttttttttttaagccccCCCAGTCGGTGGTCTCTTTTATGAATATCATTACATATCTCACCCGAGACAGCGAGACATCTTTATCCGTCTTAATCGCTATTTTTGCTCGCCATCCGGCACAAGGGGGTTTATTTCTTATGTTAGCTGCAAccaagacatttattttgttgttccaCAACAAATTCTAATAATATAATCTTACCATTATAGAAGCCCGCTTAAAAAGTCGAAATGTAAAGATTTTcaagactattttttttattaaaagtaaaataaatgcatatgCACACCTCCTACTAATACCCAGTAGTTCTAAATACCATAATATGAAGTTTCCCCCTCGTTTTTTTCTGTGTAGCCATGACATGACCTCCTTGTGTTCTCTAGTTTGTACACGTCCATTTGGAGTCTACTTAATCACAGGTGACATTAGAACTTAACTACAGGAGGGCCTGGCCATGATAACTGCTGGTGGCTCATCTTTGCTGTGTGAGGTTGGACGCTGAGGGCACCCCCTCATCCCCTCCTGCCAGGCCTCCATCTGTTGGCTGGATGCTTACATGCCACGATTGATGACTGGATGACGGTTGGCGGCACCGTGAGTGACAGAGCGATTCGGACCCCCCTCGGACGTCCCTGAGTCGCCCCTCGACCACAGCCCCGGTTGCTGGCACCATGCCAACAGGGCTAATGGAATGACGGATGGCGGTTGCTGTTGgatgcaaaagtattgggataCCATTCAAGTGAAGGCATGAAATATAtgctttcattcatattcTGAAGGAGGGtggcgggtgtgctggagtgGAACTCAGTTGTATCTGAGGCCTATGACGCGAACATTGATTTAATTCCTAAAggtattttgaaaacaaaatttacaaacataattttttctaattaaatgaatatacacattaaaattattcaaaaattaaatttcaaaaatgaaatgtgtaaaccacaaatacaaaaatgtgtttcaatAAGAGAATGAAGAACGTGATAATAAATGTAAACTTCTTCAGTTTCCCCACACGAGGGCGCCTATCAACTTTCACATCGTAATACACTTTCCCCGGAGAATTAATTcatagaagaagaagacgcgCGTCGAGGTAAGCGTCCCAAAATGTCTCCAATTAACGCTCAAACGTCACATTTAGACTGTTAGCAGACCACACATTTCATCTAAATTGTATTTGTATGGTGTTTTACACTCTTTAAGACCTGCTACGTTACTATAGTATGACCTCGCAAAACGAACGTTAAAACGACTTCGGTTTCTTTCTCCTCAAAGGGGCGGCACATCAAAAGGGCTATACACTTGCTCAGAATGTTTCACGCCATGAAGAAAAGCGTCGAAGTAAGCGGCCAAAAACgttaaaaagtcacatttagtCCATTTTCAGACCACACGTTTAATACAAGTTGTGCTTTCAGGACGCTTATGACAGCTACGGGGGACGTTATCAGAAAGTTTAAGACGACTCACAACAGGTAAGATGCTACCCTAAAGAAATTAGCATTTAGCTTCGTTCAAGTGACTTATTAGCATATCATAACAGATTTATTTCAATTGT
The Syngnathus acus chromosome 24, fSynAcu1.2, whole genome shotgun sequence genome window above contains:
- the LOC119118277 gene encoding estrogen-related receptor gamma-like, translated to MDLVDLYLPECFTYHPGAQELSRMSARGPDPPCPPSVKREPSSPGSSQGDASPPRPSPAASSSSTNSSLDKGHGKDLGSAHVREPIRLAEDEALVKCQFLLGSAAKRACLVCGDVASGYHYGVASCEACKAFFKRTIQGSIEYSCPGSNQCEITKRRRKSCQACRFVKCLTVGMLREGVRLDRVRGGRQKYKRRVDADDGTCSYGQLHKKTSSDTTNQVVSLLLLAEPDAILAMADPTEPDSDIKALTTLCDLADRELVVNIGWAKHIPGFPSLSLADQMSLLQSGWMEILILRVVFRSLALHERLAYADDYVMDRDRSKMAGLLDLNNAILQLVKKYKSVRLEREEFVLLKAIALVNSDSVHVEDSEAVQHLQDVLQGALQDYEASRHAQEPRRAGKLIMSLPLLRQTAARAVQHFCGVKRDGRVPMHKLLLELLEAKA